The Muricauda sp. SCSIO 65647 genome includes a region encoding these proteins:
- a CDS encoding thioredoxin family protein, whose translation MTSTDATVTKTDIELIAESLPGSTDYRTYREMVSKLVSEKATTGSEQTETLIDYTKLNDRRMARWDKTFKLPKEAEELVKKLDKKVLWLVLTESWCGDAAHAMPIMNKLAELSPNLEFRAILRDENLELMNRFLTNGTLSIPKLIAVDQEAGEILYTWGPRPSVATKLVSDYKKEHDRLTPEFKQELQLWYNKDKGQNILEDLLELLALK comes from the coding sequence ATGACAAGTACCGATGCTACAGTGACAAAAACTGATATTGAGTTGATCGCAGAAAGTTTACCAGGGTCTACCGACTATCGAACGTATCGTGAGATGGTATCAAAGTTGGTCTCTGAAAAGGCGACAACGGGTTCTGAACAAACGGAAACATTGATTGACTACACCAAGTTGAACGACCGTCGCATGGCACGATGGGACAAAACCTTCAAGTTGCCCAAAGAGGCTGAAGAGCTGGTAAAGAAGCTTGACAAGAAGGTATTGTGGTTGGTGTTGACCGAGAGTTGGTGCGGTGATGCGGCACATGCCATGCCCATCATGAACAAATTGGCCGAGCTATCGCCCAACCTTGAATTTAGGGCTATTCTTCGGGATGAAAACCTTGAGCTTATGAATAGGTTTTTGACCAACGGAACCTTGTCCATTCCAAAGCTGATAGCCGTTGATCAAGAGGCTGGGGAAATTTTGTACACATGGGGCCCAAGACCTTCAGTGGCCACAAAACTGGTCTCCGACTATAAAAAGGAACATGACCGGTTGACACCTGAGTTCAAACAAGAACTACAGCTTTGGTACAATAAAGACAAGGGGCAGAATATTCTAGAGGATTTATTGGAATTACTTGCTCTGAAATAG
- a CDS encoding YitT family protein: protein MEKNVILKYRRLLKTRRFRLGVNSSLKDTFFIIAGIFSAAFGLESFLLPNRFIDGGATGISLLVSEVSNVSLALLIILVNIPFLILGFRVIGRQFTIKAVLAILGLALVLTLVEFPEVTEDRLLVAVFGGFFLGAGIGLSIRGGGVLDGTEVLAIFLSRKLGVTIGDVIILINIIIFLAAAYLLSIETALYSMLTYLAASKTLDFVVEGIEEYTGVTIISPKSEEIRHMVTEKMGRGLTIYKASGGYGREGERNEYDVIYTVITRLEIRKLNMELTKIDPQAFVVMNSINDTRGGMVKKRKPL from the coding sequence ATGGAGAAAAATGTAATCTTGAAATATCGAAGATTGTTGAAAACAAGACGCTTCAGATTGGGGGTCAATTCTTCCCTTAAGGATACATTTTTCATCATTGCAGGAATTTTTTCTGCGGCATTTGGCCTTGAAAGCTTTTTATTGCCCAATCGGTTCATCGATGGTGGCGCTACGGGTATTTCGCTGTTGGTGAGCGAAGTATCCAATGTCTCTTTGGCATTGCTCATTATTTTGGTCAACATTCCCTTTCTTATTTTGGGTTTTCGAGTGATTGGCAGGCAGTTTACCATCAAGGCCGTTTTGGCCATTCTCGGGTTGGCCCTGGTGTTGACATTGGTTGAGTTTCCCGAGGTGACCGAAGATAGGTTGTTGGTGGCCGTTTTCGGTGGATTTTTTCTCGGTGCCGGTATCGGACTCTCGATTAGGGGTGGAGGTGTACTTGACGGTACCGAAGTGTTGGCCATCTTCTTGAGCCGTAAGTTGGGCGTGACCATTGGCGACGTCATCATTTTGATCAACATCATAATCTTCTTGGCCGCAGCTTACCTGTTATCGATAGAGACCGCTCTTTACTCAATGCTCACCTACCTCGCCGCATCGAAGACACTCGATTTTGTGGTGGAAGGAATTGAAGAGTACACAGGGGTCACCATTATCTCGCCCAAGAGCGAGGAAATCAGGCATATGGTCACCGAAAAAATGGGACGAGGCCTCACTATTTACAAAGCTTCAGGGGGGTATGGCAGAGAGGGCGAACGCAATGAGTATGATGTCATTTACACGGTCATTACCCGATTGGAAATCAGAAAATTGAACATGGAACTTACCAAAATAGACCCCCAGGCCTTTGTGGTCATGAACAGCATCAATGATACACGCGGGGGAATGGTCAAAAAGCGCAAACCATTATAA
- a CDS encoding TolC family protein, translated as MRTYLVTLFFLVCTAVLAQQDTLVLNFNEYLGYVKKYHPVAKQAQLAISIGQANLMRARGGFDPKIEVDYERKEFKGTEYWDRLNATFKIPTYFGVELKGNFEQNQGDFISSDETVPTDGLYSAGVSMSLGQGFWINERMATLRMAKFFREQSIADQDLLVNEVLFDASLAYFDWLQAYKDAQVFRNFLENATIRFEGVRQSALAGDIATIDTVEAKIAVQNRALSLEQAKVRLVQKSLELSNFLWIEDVPVELQSNVIPDVDMDNEIDATLEIMGKPLDSFTLENHPKLRSLNFKIEGLTVDKRLKANKLLPKIDVEYNFLTETPDQINSFETQEYKGGVSFRFPLFLRKERGDLKLAKFKLQDAQFELDNAEIEIQNKVLAIYNELDSFNEQNRLINDIVTDYGTLLSAEERKFSFGESSLFLINSRESKLIDAELKQNEVQNKYFTTKAKLFKSLAINPQNL; from the coding sequence ATGAGAACTTATTTAGTGACACTTTTTTTCTTGGTCTGTACTGCGGTTTTGGCCCAACAAGACACATTGGTTCTGAATTTCAATGAGTACTTGGGCTATGTGAAAAAGTATCATCCGGTTGCCAAACAGGCCCAACTGGCCATCAGTATAGGGCAGGCCAACCTGATGCGTGCCCGCGGAGGCTTTGACCCAAAGATCGAAGTGGATTATGAAAGAAAAGAGTTCAAGGGAACCGAGTATTGGGACCGGCTAAATGCCACGTTCAAAATACCCACCTATTTTGGTGTTGAACTAAAGGGGAACTTTGAGCAAAACCAAGGTGATTTCATCAGTTCAGATGAAACAGTGCCCACAGACGGTCTTTACAGCGCCGGGGTCTCCATGTCATTGGGTCAGGGTTTTTGGATCAACGAGCGAATGGCCACACTGCGAATGGCCAAATTTTTTAGGGAGCAGTCGATAGCCGACCAAGATTTATTGGTGAACGAAGTGCTCTTTGATGCCTCGTTGGCCTATTTCGATTGGTTGCAGGCCTACAAAGATGCCCAGGTCTTTAGAAATTTTCTTGAAAACGCGACCATTCGATTTGAGGGCGTGAGGCAAAGTGCCTTGGCAGGTGATATAGCCACCATAGATACCGTTGAGGCCAAAATAGCTGTTCAAAACAGGGCCTTAAGCCTAGAGCAGGCCAAGGTCAGACTGGTGCAAAAGTCTTTGGAGCTTTCCAATTTTCTATGGATTGAAGATGTGCCCGTTGAACTACAATCCAATGTGATTCCTGATGTGGATATGGACAATGAAATTGATGCCACTCTTGAAATCATGGGAAAACCTTTAGATAGCTTCACCTTGGAAAACCATCCGAAACTACGTTCGTTGAACTTCAAGATTGAGGGCTTAACGGTCGATAAGCGCCTGAAAGCAAATAAGTTGTTGCCAAAAATTGATGTGGAGTACAATTTTCTTACCGAGACCCCAGATCAGATCAATTCCTTTGAGACACAAGAATACAAAGGTGGTGTCAGCTTTAGGTTTCCCTTGTTTCTAAGAAAGGAAAGAGGTGATTTGAAATTGGCGAAATTCAAGTTGCAAGATGCGCAATTTGAGCTCGACAACGCTGAAATCGAAATACAGAACAAGGTGTTGGCCATCTATAATGAACTCGATTCCTTTAATGAACAGAATAGGTTGATAAACGACATAGTCACCGATTACGGGACCTTGCTCTCGGCTGAAGAGCGTAAGTTCAGTTTTGGTGAAAGCTCACTTTTTTTGATCAATTCGCGGGAAAGCAAATTGATCGATGCCGAGTTGAAACAGAATGAGGTTCAGAATAAATATTTCACGACCAAGGCCAAATTGTTCAAGAGCCTGGCCATCAATCCCCAGAACTTATGA
- a CDS encoding peptidase domain-containing ABC transporter, with product MAQNIMTAWQRLMGLLKLDKKDILQVFYYAIFAGLVNLSLPLGIQAIINLIQGAQVSTSWMVLVILVTLGVAFVGLLQLMQIRIIENVQQKIFTRSSFEFAYRFPKIKMSQLSNYYPPELANRFFDTLTIQKSLSKILIDFPAALLQIIFGLLLLSFYHPFFIIYGILLLLLIYVVFKFTATKGLETSLQESKHKYRVAHWIQEIARSIVSFKLSGKTSHAIDKNDGLVVDYLDAREGHFKILVLQFIQMIGFKVLVTAGLLLIGGLLVLNQEMNIGQFVAAEIIILLVISSVEKLILGLETFYDLLTSLEKLGQVVDKKLESPSGEKPFKQNEGFYIELAKVTYHVPDRKKRIIDEVSLNISPSCTILLNGPSGSGKSTLLRLIAGILEPDSGDIFVNDVSLKGVNLNYYRSHIGQSLAEESPFEGSILNNITFGDKNISKEEVYWALEKTKLTQFVKEQPKGLNTILYPEGRQIPYTISKKIVLARSIVRRPKILILKDPLDQFTEGEAIEIMDFLSDPKNGWALIVVSENEKWIERCGRIITMDSGRLIKEIPGGNA from the coding sequence ATGGCTCAAAACATTATGACCGCATGGCAAAGGCTCATGGGTCTTCTAAAACTTGACAAGAAAGATATTCTTCAGGTTTTTTACTACGCTATTTTTGCCGGTTTGGTGAATTTGTCACTTCCATTGGGCATACAAGCCATCATAAACCTGATACAAGGGGCCCAAGTCAGTACCTCTTGGATGGTATTGGTTATCTTGGTGACTTTGGGCGTGGCTTTTGTCGGTCTTTTACAGTTGATGCAGATTCGAATTATTGAAAATGTTCAGCAGAAGATTTTTACGCGGTCATCTTTTGAATTTGCCTATCGTTTTCCAAAGATTAAAATGAGCCAATTGAGCAACTACTACCCGCCAGAGCTTGCCAATAGGTTTTTTGATACGTTGACCATTCAAAAAAGTCTTTCAAAGATCTTGATAGACTTTCCAGCAGCCTTGTTGCAGATCATATTTGGGTTACTGCTACTTTCTTTTTACCACCCATTCTTCATCATTTATGGCATCTTATTATTGCTTTTGATCTATGTGGTGTTCAAATTCACGGCCACCAAAGGTCTTGAGACGAGCCTTCAAGAATCAAAACATAAATATCGAGTGGCCCATTGGATCCAAGAGATTGCCCGCTCTATTGTGAGCTTCAAGCTGTCGGGTAAAACCTCACATGCCATTGATAAAAATGACGGCCTTGTAGTTGATTATTTAGATGCCCGCGAAGGCCATTTTAAGATTTTGGTGCTCCAGTTCATACAAATGATAGGGTTTAAAGTACTGGTCACTGCAGGGCTATTGCTCATTGGAGGGTTGCTTGTCTTGAACCAAGAAATGAACATCGGTCAATTCGTAGCCGCCGAGATCATTATACTTCTCGTCATAAGCTCGGTCGAGAAATTAATTTTGGGCCTTGAAACTTTTTATGACCTGTTGACCTCTCTTGAAAAGTTGGGTCAGGTGGTGGATAAAAAATTGGAGTCACCTAGCGGAGAAAAACCCTTCAAGCAAAACGAAGGCTTTTATATCGAATTGGCAAAAGTCACTTACCATGTTCCAGATAGGAAGAAGAGAATAATCGATGAGGTATCATTGAATATCTCACCATCGTGCACCATTTTGTTAAATGGGCCAAGCGGCTCGGGCAAATCTACCCTTTTGCGATTGATCGCTGGGATTTTAGAGCCCGATTCTGGCGATATTTTCGTGAACGATGTTTCGCTGAAAGGTGTCAATCTAAACTATTATAGGTCACATATTGGGCAGTCTCTTGCCGAAGAATCGCCTTTTGAAGGAAGTATTCTCAACAACATCACCTTCGGTGACAAGAACATTTCAAAAGAAGAGGTGTATTGGGCCTTGGAGAAAACCAAGCTCACCCAATTTGTAAAAGAGCAGCCTAAAGGGTTAAATACCATATTATATCCAGAGGGCAGGCAGATACCCTACACCATTTCAAAAAAGATTGTATTGGCCAGAAGTATTGTCAGACGGCCGAAAATCTTGATTTTGAAAGATCCGCTTGACCAGTTTACCGAAGGTGAGGCCATTGAAATTATGGATTTTCTAAGTGACCCCAAGAATGGATGGGCACTCATCGTAGTCAGTGAAAATGAGAAATGGATTGAACGATGTGGTAGGATCATTACTATGGATAGTGGAAGATTAATCAAAGAAATACCTGGAGGCAATGCTTAA
- a CDS encoding HlyD family secretion protein — translation MLNITDNKLNQKVDLMQYKAAQKVFPRRYYKYFNRFLLTFAIICLIVLFLPWTQNVIGEGYLTTLTPDQRPQTIQSPIPGRIEKWYVREGDFVQKGDTILHISEIKNEYFDPNLVERTGQQIRAKEMAVTSYQEKVKALNTQITALTNERSLKLEQARNKLIQSKLKVQSDSIDLEAANTNIIIAQRQYDRVVQLESEGLKAVTDVEEKRLKLQEAQAKLISQENKLLASKNDVINARVEINRIEAEYTDKISKARSDMFTAQSNQFDSEAQVTKLENEYTNYSIRNDMYYIRAPRSGYINRAVQGGVGEAFKEGDALVGIMPAKYDMAVETYVKPLDLPLMHLGEKVRIQFDGWPAIVFSGWPNLSYGTYGGVVVAVETFISENGKYRVLLAPDPEDHPWPKELRVGSGANTIALLEDVPIWFELWRQLNGFPPNYYQPDQEEMAKTEKK, via the coding sequence ATGCTTAATATTACCGATAACAAGTTGAACCAGAAAGTCGATTTGATGCAGTACAAAGCTGCACAGAAGGTCTTTCCCAGAAGATACTATAAATACTTCAACCGATTTTTGCTCACTTTTGCGATAATCTGCCTCATTGTACTGTTTTTGCCGTGGACCCAGAATGTTATCGGAGAAGGCTATCTAACGACTTTGACGCCCGATCAGCGACCGCAGACCATTCAGTCTCCCATACCTGGTAGAATAGAAAAATGGTATGTGCGAGAGGGTGATTTTGTGCAGAAGGGCGATACCATCTTACACATTTCTGAAATCAAGAATGAGTACTTCGACCCAAATTTGGTAGAACGTACAGGGCAACAGATCAGGGCCAAAGAGATGGCGGTCACTTCTTATCAAGAAAAGGTAAAGGCCTTGAACACACAAATCACTGCCTTGACCAATGAGCGATCTCTAAAACTTGAGCAGGCCAGAAACAAATTGATACAGTCGAAATTGAAGGTGCAGAGCGATAGTATTGACCTTGAAGCGGCCAATACCAATATTATCATAGCGCAGCGTCAGTACGATCGGGTGGTACAATTAGAATCAGAAGGGCTGAAAGCGGTCACCGATGTAGAAGAAAAACGATTGAAGCTACAAGAAGCGCAGGCCAAATTGATTTCGCAAGAGAACAAGTTGTTGGCCAGTAAGAACGATGTTATCAATGCCCGGGTCGAAATAAACCGAATAGAGGCAGAGTACACCGACAAGATTTCAAAAGCCAGAAGCGATATGTTTACGGCGCAATCAAACCAATTCGATTCAGAGGCCCAGGTCACGAAGCTTGAGAATGAATACACGAACTATTCAATACGCAATGATATGTACTATATACGGGCTCCGCGCAGTGGCTATATCAATAGGGCCGTTCAAGGTGGTGTTGGAGAGGCTTTCAAAGAAGGCGATGCCTTAGTGGGCATCATGCCGGCCAAATATGACATGGCGGTCGAGACCTATGTGAAGCCTTTAGACTTGCCCCTGATGCATCTTGGTGAAAAAGTACGTATTCAATTTGATGGTTGGCCCGCTATTGTCTTTAGCGGTTGGCCCAATCTTTCTTATGGAACCTATGGCGGTGTCGTTGTTGCCGTGGAAACCTTCATCAGCGAGAACGGCAAATACCGAGTACTATTGGCACCAGACCCCGAAGACCATCCCTGGCCAAAAGAGCTCAGGGTAGGCTCAGGGGCCAATACTATTGCCTTGCTTGAAGATGTGCCCATTTGGTTTGAGCTCTGGCGACAATTGAACGGCTTTCCGCCCAATTATTACCAGCCTGATCAAGAAGAGATGGCCAAGACAGAAAAGAAGTAA
- a CDS encoding TetR/AcrR family transcriptional regulator, whose translation MERLLQTVKIAINEKVFVKDPESSNLGKRIIEQSILMIDEMGFEAFTFKKLGNEIGSNESSIYRYFENKHKLLVYLTSWYWGWVEYQLVFSTNSISNADEKLKRAIEIISKPVEEDSHFSHINEVVLNRIVINESSKSFLTKEVDIENKEGYFVIYKRMVTRISEMIQAVNGDYLYSKSLASTILEGVQHQNFLKDHFQSLTNCNANDNPAQFFIDLAFKTLKSQ comes from the coding sequence ATGGAAAGACTATTGCAAACCGTCAAAATTGCCATTAATGAAAAAGTATTTGTCAAAGATCCAGAATCATCAAATTTAGGCAAAAGAATCATTGAGCAAAGTATCTTGATGATTGATGAAATGGGCTTTGAAGCTTTTACTTTCAAGAAATTGGGCAATGAGATTGGGTCTAATGAAAGCTCTATCTACCGTTATTTTGAAAACAAGCACAAACTATTGGTATATCTGACTTCTTGGTACTGGGGTTGGGTAGAATACCAATTGGTGTTCTCGACCAACAGTATTTCCAACGCCGATGAAAAACTAAAAAGGGCCATTGAGATCATTTCAAAACCTGTTGAAGAAGACTCACATTTTTCACATATCAACGAAGTGGTATTGAACCGTATCGTCATCAACGAATCTTCAAAATCGTTTTTGACCAAAGAGGTAGATATAGAGAACAAAGAGGGCTACTTTGTGATTTACAAGCGAATGGTGACCCGTATAAGTGAGATGATACAAGCCGTCAATGGTGATTACCTCTATTCAAAAAGCTTGGCGAGCACTATTCTAGAGGGGGTGCAGCACCAAAATTTCTTAAAAGACCATTTTCAAAGTTTGACCAACTGCAATGCCAATGATAATCCAGCTCAGTTTTTTATCGACTTGGCATTCAAAACTTTAAAATCTCAATAA
- a CDS encoding LysR substrate-binding domain-containing protein, translated as MNFTLHQLKVFLKICDKQSITKASEELHLTQPAVSIQLRNFQDQFPIPLTEVVGRKLYVTDFGREIAEVANRILNEVDAINYKMLSYGGELAGRLRISVVSTGKYVMPYFLSAFMRENPRVDLVMDVTNKSRVVESIEQNEVDFALVSVLPDHLELNTVDLMSNVLYLVGNPQYFEEVKINTKTAQMNIPLIFREEGSATRAAMEGYIKSREIEIGKKIELTSNEAVKQAVLAGLGCSIMPLIGIKNELKNGNLITYPTKGLPITTRWNMIWPKAKKHSPVALAFLDFLREEKSTIIQEDFKWLEAYR; from the coding sequence ATGAATTTTACACTTCATCAGTTAAAGGTCTTTCTTAAAATATGTGATAAACAGAGTATTACCAAGGCTTCTGAAGAATTGCACCTCACCCAGCCCGCCGTGTCGATACAGCTAAGAAATTTTCAAGATCAATTTCCAATTCCCTTGACCGAAGTGGTCGGTAGAAAACTTTATGTAACCGATTTTGGCAGAGAGATCGCCGAGGTCGCCAATCGTATCTTGAACGAAGTCGATGCCATCAATTATAAGATGCTTTCGTACGGGGGTGAACTGGCCGGCCGGCTCAGAATATCGGTGGTTTCTACCGGTAAGTATGTGATGCCCTATTTTTTATCGGCTTTTATGAGAGAAAATCCAAGGGTCGACCTGGTCATGGATGTGACCAACAAGTCGAGGGTGGTCGAGAGCATTGAACAAAATGAGGTCGATTTTGCACTGGTGTCGGTATTGCCCGACCACCTAGAACTGAATACGGTCGATTTGATGTCAAACGTACTCTATCTAGTGGGCAATCCACAGTATTTTGAAGAAGTGAAAATAAATACGAAAACAGCCCAAATGAACATACCCTTGATTTTTAGGGAAGAGGGATCGGCGACACGGGCCGCCATGGAAGGCTATATAAAGAGCAGGGAAATTGAAATTGGCAAAAAAATAGAATTGACCTCGAACGAGGCCGTAAAACAGGCCGTACTGGCCGGTTTGGGCTGTTCGATCATGCCGTTGATCGGTATCAAGAACGAACTCAAAAATGGGAACCTCATTACCTACCCGACAAAGGGATTGCCCATAACGACGAGGTGGAATATGATTTGGCCCAAGGCAAAAAAACATTCCCCTGTGGCCTTGGCCTTTCTTGACTTTCTCAGAGAAGAAAAATCTACGATCATTCAAGAAGATTTCAAATGGTTGGAAGCCTACCGGTAA
- the cutA gene encoding divalent cation tolerance protein CutA — translation MVLVHIICESKSQALDIVDVLIEERLMLDAMISDKLLFKRLKSGETESHERTLVMGTTKALLFKTIDQRIKQVFTSTAPLVYAMPIVYMNAEQTQELQAETRKV, via the coding sequence ATGGTATTGGTCCATATCATATGTGAAAGTAAGAGCCAAGCTTTGGATATCGTTGATGTTCTCATTGAAGAAAGGTTGATGCTCGATGCCATGATTTCTGACAAATTACTGTTCAAGAGGTTGAAAAGTGGAGAAACTGAAAGCCATGAGAGAACCTTGGTAATGGGCACCACCAAGGCATTGCTTTTTAAGACCATAGACCAAAGAATAAAACAAGTTTTCACTTCAACGGCACCATTGGTCTATGCAATGCCGATCGTATATATGAATGCCGAGCAGACCCAAGAACTTCAGGCCGAAACCCGAAAAGTATAA